TTGCTTGGCTTTTTCCTGCGCACGCATGCTAGCGGGAGTTACATTGCCTTGAGCGATTTCACGCAAGGCCACGACAGTGGGCTTGTCGTTTTCCCAAGCAACCGTTGATTCCTGGCCATTTGCCAACTGACGTGCACGGCGGCTAGCCAGCAGCACCAGCTCAAAGCGATTGTCGACGTTTTCCAGACAGTCTTCTACGGTTACACGTGCCATTGATTACTCCAGCATTGGGGGTTGGGGAATTATCGAACCGGCGATTCTAGCCGATTCGACGTCATTGTGCCAGTAATTTGGTCAACAAGCCGTCGAGCCGCACCGCCTGCACCGATTGGCGCAACCGCTGGGTACGGATAATTCCCTGCAACTGCTGTTGGGCCAGCTCGAATTCGTCGTTGACCACCAGATAGTCAAATTCGCGGTAATGGGACATTTCGATAATGGCTTCAGCGGTACGACGGGCAATCACTTCTTCGCTGTCGGAGGCTCGCCCCTTCAATCGCGCCAGCAACACTTCCCGTGACGGCGGCAAAATGAAAATGCTCACCGGCTGCATCAATCGCTTCACCTGCTGCGCGCCCTGCCAGT
The window above is part of the Gammaproteobacteria bacterium genome. Proteins encoded here:
- the rpoZ gene encoding DNA-directed RNA polymerase subunit omega — protein: MARVTVEDCLENVDNRFELVLLASRRARQLANGQESTVAWENDKPTVVALREIAQGNVTPASMRAQEKAKQAAEAEQAAAAAIAARVEEDTDEE
- the gmk gene encoding guanylate kinase, whose product is MTQGTLYVISAPSGAGKTSQVAQLLKSMDNLKVSVSHTTRAKREGEQDGVHYHFVSRDDFIAMRDRGDFLEHAEVFGNFYGTSRVWLQQQLDVGTDVILEIDWQGAQQVKRLMQPVSIFILPPSREVLLARLKGRASDSEEVIARRTAEAIIEMSHYREFDYLVVNDEFELAQQQLQGIIRTQRLRQSVQAVRLDGLLTKLLAQ